One Acetoanaerobium noterae genomic region harbors:
- a CDS encoding GntR family transcriptional regulator codes for MLNYKSLKEHVYEYISNQIRDEALKPGEKINENVICETLKISRTPVREALIQMANDGYIEQIPRRGFVVKSISLERVHNIYEILGALEALAATLSLSNWDEDSIDELADMAKQMDELIDKEDYTGYYQAQNEFHLFINKASNNSDLVDMIENLKRSFIRQAYSGNDPDEYKLALKKTNEEHYHIIDLIKAQDSDGLRKYMQEVHWNAKYASMEMLI; via the coding sequence ATGCTAAATTATAAATCACTTAAAGAACACGTTTACGAATATATATCAAATCAAATAAGGGATGAAGCACTTAAACCTGGAGAAAAAATAAATGAAAATGTAATCTGTGAAACTTTGAAAATTTCTAGAACCCCTGTGCGTGAGGCACTGATTCAGATGGCAAACGATGGATACATAGAGCAGATTCCAAGAAGGGGCTTTGTAGTTAAGAGTATATCTTTAGAGAGGGTTCATAATATTTATGAAATTCTAGGAGCTCTAGAGGCTCTAGCAGCGACACTTAGTCTTTCTAACTGGGATGAAGATTCTATTGATGAGCTTGCTGATATGGCAAAGCAAATGGATGAGCTAATTGATAAAGAAGACTATACTGGTTACTATCAAGCTCAAAATGAATTTCATCTATTTATAAATAAGGCAAGCAATAATTCTGATTTAGTAGATATGATAGAAAATTTGAAAAGATCCTTTATAAGACAAGCATACAGTGGCAATGACCCTGATGAATACAAGCTTGCTCTTAAGAAAACAAATGAAGAACATTATCATATTATTGATTTAATAAAAGCCCAGGATTCAGATGGTTTAAGAAAATATATGCAAGAGGTTCACTGGAATGCTAAGTATGCTTCCATGGAGATGCTTATTTAG
- a CDS encoding dimethylarginine dimethylaminohydrolase family protein, whose product MFKNCIVRKPAKSMVEGITSAPELGKPDYELALKQHEQYVKALESCGVKVLVLEAMEDFPDSCFVEDVAICTDKCAVITNPGAASRNKEILGIEPAIREYFNDEDVHRITSPGTLDGGDVMMVGNHFYIGLSERTNMEGANQLIEHLGKYGKTGEAVPLFEVLHLKTALAYLENNHLIVGGEFITHPTFEKFNKIEITEDEAYACNCIWMNDTIIVPEGYPKTQKAIEDKGFKIITVDTSEYRKLDGGLSCLSLRF is encoded by the coding sequence ATGTTTAAAAATTGTATTGTAAGAAAACCAGCAAAATCAATGGTTGAAGGAATAACATCAGCTCCAGAACTAGGTAAACCAGATTATGAATTAGCACTAAAACAACATGAGCAGTATGTCAAAGCCTTAGAATCATGTGGGGTGAAGGTGCTAGTTTTAGAAGCTATGGAAGATTTTCCAGATTCTTGTTTTGTGGAGGATGTAGCTATTTGTACTGATAAATGCGCAGTTATTACTAATCCTGGGGCAGCATCTAGAAATAAAGAAATTTTAGGAATAGAGCCGGCTATTAGAGAGTATTTTAATGATGAGGATGTTCATCGCATAACTTCTCCAGGGACTTTAGATGGTGGAGATGTTATGATGGTAGGCAATCATTTTTATATAGGTTTATCTGAAAGAACAAATATGGAAGGTGCAAATCAGCTCATAGAGCATTTGGGAAAATACGGTAAGACTGGTGAGGCAGTACCTCTTTTTGAAGTGCTACATTTAAAAACAGCTCTTGCATATCTAGAAAATAATCACTTAATTGTGGGTGGGGAATTTATAACTCATCCAACCTTTGAAAAATTTAACAAAATTGAAATTACAGAAGATGAAGCCTATGCTTGTAACTGCATTTGGATGAATGATACGATAATAGTTCCAGAAGGATATCCGAAAACTCAAAAAGCAATTGAGGACAAGGGATTTAAAATAATTACTGTGGATACTT